In Neofelis nebulosa isolate mNeoNeb1 chromosome 7, mNeoNeb1.pri, whole genome shotgun sequence, the following proteins share a genomic window:
- the PTGER2 gene encoding prostaglandin E2 receptor EP2 subtype: MGNISNDSWPEDCGSRQWLPSGESPAISSVMFSAGVLGNLIALALLARRWRGDAGRSAGRGNSVSLFHVLVTELVFTDLLGTCLISPVVLASYARNQTLVALAPESRACTYFAFAMTFFSLATMLMLFAMALERYLSIGHPYFYQRRVTRRSGLAVLPTIYAVSLLFCSLPLLNYGQYVQYCPGTWCFIEHGQTTYLQLYATLLLLLIVAVLACNFSVILNLIRMHRRSRRSRCGPSLGSCRDAPGARRRGERLSMAEETDHLILLAIMTITFAVCSLPFTIFAYMNETSSRKEKWDLQALRFLSINSIIDPWVFAILRPPVLRLMRSVLCCRVSLRTQDAAQTSCSIQSNASK; encoded by the exons ATGGGCAATATCTCCAATGACTCCTGGCCCGAGGACTGCGGGTCCCGGCAGTGGCTCCCCTCCGGCGAAAGCCCGGCCATCAGCTCGGTGATGTTCTCGGCCGGGGTGCTGGGGAACCTCATCGCTCTGGCGCTGCTGGCGCGCCGCTGGCGGGGGGACGCGGGACGCAGCGCGGGACGCGGGAACTCGGTCTCCTTGTTCCACGTGCTGGTGACAGAGCTGGTGTTCACCGACCTGCTTGGGACCTGCCTCATCAGCCCGGTGGTGCTGGCTTCCTACGCTCGGAACCAGACCCTGGTGGCTCTGGCGCCTGAGAGCCGTGCGTGCACCTACTTCGCCTTCGCCATGACCTTCTTCAGCCTGGCCACGATGCTCATGCTCTTCGCCATGGCCCTGGAGCGCTACCTGTCCATCGGGCACCCCTACTTCTACCAGCGTCGTGTCACGCGCCGCAGCGGCCTGGCAGTGCTGCCCACCATCTACGCCGTCTCCCTACTCTTTTGCTCGCTGCCGTTGCTGAACTACGGGCAGTACGTCCAGTACTGCCCCGGGACGTGGTGCTTCATCGAGCACGGCCAGACTACGTACCTGCAGTTGTATGCCACCCTGCTGCTCCTCCTCATCGTCGCGGTGCTCGCCTGCAACTTCAGCGTCATCCTCAACCTCATCCGCATGCACCGTCGGAGCAGGAGAAGCCGCTGCGGGCCCTCCTTGGGCAGCTGCCGGGACGCCCCTGGGGCCCGCAGGAGAGGGGAAAGGCTGTCCATGGCGGAGGAGACAGACCACCTCATTCTCCTGGCTATTATGACCATCACCTTTGCTGTGTGCTCCTTGCCTTTCACA ATTTTTGCATACATGAATGAAACCTCTTCCCGAAAAGAAAAGTGGGACCTCCAAGCTCTTAGATTTTTATCCATCAATTCAATAATTGACCCTTGGGTCTTTGCCATCCTTCGGCCTCCTGTTCTGAGACTAATGCGTTCAGTCCTGTGTTGTCGGGTTTCATTAAGAACACAAGATGCAGCACAGACTTCCTGTTCTATACAGTCAAATGCCAGTAAATAG